The following are encoded in a window of Plasmodium cynomolgi strain B DNA, chromosome 4, whole genome shotgun sequence genomic DNA:
- a CDS encoding early transcribed membrane protein (ETRAMP;~putative), protein MKITKVLYLFAALLAVNFIAPSFYNNVVAGKKVSGGYKKLTDAERKKRNQKIMMISSIASGIAVLLGTALGLGLHYKNKGGNRKGTPTTRKEPLLGGLNQKPPAKN, encoded by the coding sequence atgaaaatcacTAAAGTATTATACCTCTTTGCTGCTTTGTTAGCAGTCAACTTCATTGCTCCAAGCTTCTACAATAATGTTGTAGCAGGAAAGAAAGTTTCCGGtggatacaaaaaattaaccgatgctgaaagaaaaaagagaaaccaAAAGATCATGATGATCTCCTCCATTGCTTCTGGTATTGCCGTACTCCTCGGTACTGCCTTAGGCTTAGGTCTCCACTACAAAAACAAAGGCGGAAACAGAAAGGGAACCCCAACCACCAGAAAAGAGCCATTACTTGGTGGCTTGAACCAAAAACCACCTGCCAAAAActaa